A single genomic interval of Streptomyces sp. 1222.5 harbors:
- a CDS encoding sulfite exporter TauE/SafE family protein: MSGGMLAVLALTVAAAAFVQGASGLGFALIVAPVAGLLDPGLLPVFVLTAMIPLNLYVAWRERHSLDLRGARWITAARLAATPAGLALLWAIPESDLGAVVGAATVLAAVVSLVVPAFAPGPGAYMGAGLVTGLTETATGVGGPPLALVYQHRPPGELRATVAVCFLVGEVASLCLLFVTGRGRAADMGWALLLLPALAAGAWLSRLVHQRVDTRRMRAFVLVFALVSGVVLMAGT, translated from the coding sequence ATGAGCGGCGGCATGCTCGCGGTGCTGGCGCTGACCGTCGCGGCGGCCGCGTTCGTGCAGGGCGCCAGCGGCCTGGGGTTCGCGCTGATCGTGGCCCCGGTCGCGGGACTGCTCGACCCGGGTCTGCTGCCGGTGTTCGTGCTGACGGCGATGATCCCGCTCAACCTGTACGTCGCCTGGCGCGAACGGCACAGCCTCGACCTGCGTGGCGCCCGGTGGATCACGGCGGCCCGGCTGGCGGCGACGCCGGCGGGACTGGCGCTGCTGTGGGCGATCCCGGAGAGCGACCTCGGGGCCGTGGTCGGAGCGGCCACCGTACTGGCGGCCGTGGTCAGCCTGGTCGTGCCCGCCTTCGCGCCGGGGCCCGGCGCCTACATGGGCGCCGGACTCGTCACCGGCCTGACGGAGACGGCGACCGGGGTGGGCGGGCCGCCTCTCGCCCTCGTCTACCAGCACCGGCCGCCCGGGGAGCTGCGGGCCACGGTCGCCGTCTGCTTCCTGGTCGGCGAAGTCGCCTCCCTCTGCCTGCTGTTCGTCACCGGGCGGGGCCGCGCGGCGGACATGGGCTGGGCGCTGCTGCTGCTGCCCGCGCTCGCGGCGGGGGCCTGGCTGAGCCGGCTGGTGCACCAGCGCGTGGACACGCGGAGGATGCGCGCCTTCGTCCTCGTCTTCGCGCTGGTGTCGGGGGTGGTGCTGATGGCGGGCACCTGA
- a CDS encoding LacI family DNA-binding transcriptional regulator, protein MTMPRGDRRPTIADVAEAASVSRTTVSHALNGIGKVDPRTRERIKRVAAELGYRPNLRAQRLRRGQARAIALASSMPFAVAGGPSRLGFYMEVAAAAAERALVHEYALVLIPPVQSASALYSVDIDGAIVVEPEADDPAVAQLRERGLPYVALGRPTGPDDDAPYVDLHGGKVVDLLLEHLRAQGARHPALVVGAGTRHSAVDARAAYERAAAAHGWPPVVACVPEDGGEQAGYERCAALLAEHPDVDALCVLVDAFAVGAVRALREAGRRVPDDVMVVTRYDGLRARTCEPPLTAVDLRLDRAAGDAVELLLARLGGGRPLGEGESPAAGRVRPAPEPRLVPRASSLRRPHLAGPDDRAVPGPAGGPERTAD, encoded by the coding sequence ATGACCATGCCCCGAGGCGACCGCCGGCCCACGATCGCCGACGTCGCCGAGGCGGCGTCGGTGTCGCGTACCACGGTGTCCCACGCTCTCAACGGCATCGGCAAGGTCGACCCCCGCACCCGCGAGCGCATCAAGCGGGTCGCGGCGGAACTGGGTTACCGGCCCAACCTGCGCGCCCAGCGGCTGCGCCGGGGGCAGGCCAGGGCCATCGCGCTCGCCTCCTCCATGCCCTTCGCGGTGGCCGGCGGCCCCTCGCGCCTGGGGTTCTACATGGAGGTGGCCGCGGCGGCCGCCGAGCGGGCCCTCGTCCACGAGTACGCCCTCGTGCTGATCCCGCCCGTGCAGTCCGCGTCCGCCCTGTACTCGGTGGACATCGACGGCGCGATCGTGGTCGAACCCGAGGCGGACGACCCGGCCGTGGCCCAACTGCGCGAGCGCGGCCTGCCGTACGTCGCCCTGGGCCGGCCCACCGGCCCCGACGACGACGCACCCTACGTGGACCTGCACGGCGGCAAGGTCGTCGACCTGCTGCTGGAGCACCTGCGCGCGCAGGGCGCCCGGCACCCCGCGCTCGTCGTCGGCGCGGGCACCCGCCACTCCGCGGTCGACGCCCGCGCGGCCTACGAACGGGCGGCGGCCGCACACGGCTGGCCGCCGGTCGTCGCCTGCGTGCCGGAGGACGGCGGCGAACAGGCCGGATACGAGCGCTGTGCCGCGCTGCTCGCCGAACACCCGGACGTCGACGCGCTGTGCGTCCTCGTCGACGCCTTCGCCGTCGGTGCCGTACGGGCGCTGCGCGAGGCGGGACGCCGCGTACCCGACGACGTCATGGTCGTCACCCGGTACGACGGACTGCGGGCCCGGACCTGCGAGCCGCCGCTCACCGCGGTCGACCTGCGCCTGGACCGGGCCGCCGGGGACGCGGTGGAGCTGCTGCTCGCCCGGCTGGGCGGCGGACGCCCCCTCGGCGAGGGGGAGTCGCCGGCCGCCGGGCGCGTGAGGCCCGCGCCCGAGCCCCGGCTGGTCCCGCGTGCCTCGTCACTGCGCCGGCCGCACCTGGCCGGCCCCGACGACCGGGCGGTGCCGGGCCCGGCCGGGGGACCGGAACGGACCGCCGACTGA
- a CDS encoding glutamate-cysteine ligase family protein, with amino-acid sequence MGRDVPALVFTREDRRRYRIKMQECLDVLAQMLRDERFESERPQVGLEIELNLVDDDAEPAMRNSDVLEAISDPAWSTELGRFNLEINVPPRRLTAGGPDAWESEIRAALNHADERARSVGTRLIMVGILPTLRQQDIGEDSLSENPRYRLLNDQVFAARGEDLRIEIDGVDRLRTYADTITPEAACTSTQFHLQVSPEEFAPYWNAAQAISGVQVALAANAPFLFGKELWHETRIPLFEQATDTRPEEIKVQGVRPRVWFGERWINSVFDLFEENLRYFPALLPLCDEQNPAETLDRGDIPELGELTLHNGTIYRWNRPVYAVAHDVPHIRVENRVLPAGPTVADTLANGAFYYGLTRALVEEDRPVWSRMSFAAAEDNLHNAARNGIDALLYWPGMGEVPVPELVLRRLLPLAHRGLEHSGMDAAWREPLLGIIEQRCVTARNGAVWQKEMFQRFETTGRTGRHEALRRMAQLYMDYMHLNAPAHTWPVD; translated from the coding sequence ATGGGACGGGACGTCCCGGCGCTCGTCTTCACCCGCGAGGACCGCCGCCGGTACCGGATCAAGATGCAGGAATGCCTGGACGTACTGGCCCAGATGCTGCGCGACGAACGGTTCGAGTCCGAGCGGCCCCAGGTCGGCCTGGAGATCGAGCTGAACCTGGTGGACGACGACGCCGAGCCGGCCATGCGCAACAGCGACGTGCTGGAGGCCATCTCCGATCCCGCCTGGTCCACCGAGCTGGGCCGGTTCAACCTGGAGATCAACGTCCCGCCGCGGCGCCTCACGGCGGGCGGCCCGGACGCCTGGGAGTCGGAGATCCGCGCTGCGCTCAACCACGCCGACGAGCGCGCCCGGTCGGTCGGCACCCGGCTGATCATGGTCGGCATCCTCCCCACCCTGCGGCAGCAGGACATCGGGGAGGACTCACTGTCGGAGAACCCCCGCTACCGGCTGCTCAACGACCAGGTGTTCGCGGCCCGGGGCGAGGATCTGCGCATCGAGATCGACGGCGTCGACCGGCTGCGGACCTACGCGGACACCATCACCCCGGAGGCCGCCTGCACGAGCACGCAGTTCCATCTCCAGGTGTCACCGGAGGAGTTCGCCCCGTACTGGAACGCGGCGCAGGCCATCTCCGGCGTCCAGGTGGCGCTGGCCGCGAACGCGCCGTTCCTGTTCGGCAAGGAACTGTGGCACGAGACCCGTATCCCGCTGTTCGAGCAGGCCACGGACACCCGCCCGGAGGAGATCAAGGTCCAGGGGGTGCGGCCCCGGGTGTGGTTCGGCGAGCGCTGGATCAACAGCGTCTTCGACCTGTTCGAGGAGAACCTGCGCTACTTCCCGGCACTCCTGCCGCTGTGCGACGAACAGAACCCGGCGGAGACCCTGGACCGCGGTGACATCCCCGAGCTGGGCGAGCTCACCTTGCACAACGGCACCATCTACCGCTGGAACCGGCCCGTCTACGCCGTCGCCCACGACGTGCCGCACATCCGCGTGGAGAACCGGGTGCTGCCGGCCGGGCCGACCGTCGCCGACACCCTCGCCAACGGCGCCTTCTACTACGGGCTCACCCGGGCCCTGGTGGAGGAGGACCGGCCGGTGTGGTCGCGGATGTCCTTCGCGGCCGCCGAGGACAACCTGCACAACGCCGCCCGGAACGGCATCGACGCCCTCCTGTACTGGCCCGGGATGGGCGAGGTGCCGGTACCGGAGCTGGTGCTGCGCAGGCTGCTGCCGCTCGCGCACCGCGGCCTGGAACACTCGGGCATGGACGCGGCGTGGCGGGAGCCACTGCTCGGGATCATCGAGCAGCGCTGTGTGACGGCGCGCAACGGAGCCGTGTGGCAGAAGGAGATGTTCCAACGTTTCGAGACGACCGGGCGTACCGGCCGTCATGAGGCGCTGCGGCGGATGGCACAGCTGTACATGGACTACATGCACCTCAACGCCCCGGCACACACCTGGCCGGTGGACTGA
- a CDS encoding S41 family peptidase yields MRIVMAVAAALTLAAGAVPATAAERPGPPGTDGVWRTDGYGTVLVLGGGALREYQTTSLTCVRGDTARRTGPGTYTTAAGTVLTVRTTHDPDRARLTADTSTGHRRLRRLPALPAACARPAATDPRTSFDILWQTFEENYPFFARKGVDWHAVRDRYRPQVHRDTTGDQLFEIFSRMLRPLYDAHVALRYGDRVLSEIRPGTARPTPELDARTKEFVVARDLRPASGRQDFGAGRITYADLRGDLGYLRISGFGGYTGEDAPHSAERAALDRALDTVLTRDRTRRLRGLIIDLRVNDGGSDTLGIRVAERLTDPPYTAYAKRARNHPADPARHTRPEPVRVHPARAPRYGGPIAVLTGGSTVSAGETFTQALMDRPGRTVRIGQSTQGVFSDVLVRHLPDGMLFALPNEEYLTRTGRTFDGAGIPPQLAEPVFTEEEFAQNRDSAFDRAVRLLARHR; encoded by the coding sequence GTGCGCATCGTCATGGCCGTCGCCGCCGCCCTGACCCTCGCCGCCGGAGCCGTACCGGCCACGGCCGCCGAGCGACCCGGACCGCCCGGCACCGACGGGGTGTGGCGCACGGACGGATACGGCACCGTCCTCGTCCTCGGCGGGGGAGCGCTGCGCGAGTACCAGACGACGTCCCTGACCTGTGTCAGGGGCGACACCGCGCGGCGCACCGGGCCCGGTACCTACACGACGGCGGCCGGCACCGTCCTGACCGTACGGACCACGCACGACCCGGACCGAGCCCGGCTCACCGCCGACACCTCGACGGGCCACCGGCGGCTGCGCCGGCTGCCGGCCCTTCCCGCCGCCTGCGCGCGGCCGGCGGCCACCGACCCGCGCACGTCCTTCGACATCCTCTGGCAGACCTTCGAGGAGAACTACCCGTTCTTCGCGCGAAAGGGCGTCGACTGGCACGCCGTACGGGACCGCTACCGGCCGCAGGTCCACCGGGACACCACCGGTGACCAGCTGTTCGAGATCTTCAGCCGGATGCTCCGTCCCCTGTACGACGCCCATGTCGCGCTGCGGTACGGCGACCGCGTCCTCAGCGAGATACGCCCCGGCACCGCGCGGCCTACCCCGGAACTGGACGCCAGGACCAAGGAGTTCGTCGTCGCCCGGGACCTCCGGCCGGCCTCCGGCCGCCAGGACTTCGGCGCGGGCCGGATCACCTACGCCGACCTGCGGGGCGATCTCGGCTACCTGCGGATCTCCGGCTTCGGTGGCTACACCGGCGAGGACGCGCCACATTCCGCCGAACGGGCCGCACTGGACCGGGCGTTGGACACCGTCCTCACCCGCGACCGCACCCGGCGCCTGCGCGGCCTGATCATCGACCTGCGCGTCAACGACGGCGGCTCCGACACGCTCGGCATCCGCGTCGCCGAGCGGCTGACCGACCCGCCTTACACCGCCTACGCGAAACGCGCCCGCAACCACCCGGCCGACCCCGCCCGGCACACGCGGCCCGAACCCGTACGGGTCCACCCGGCCCGCGCACCCCGCTACGGCGGCCCCATCGCCGTACTCACCGGCGGATCGACGGTCAGCGCGGGCGAGACCTTCACCCAGGCGCTGATGGACCGGCCCGGCCGTACCGTGCGCATCGGACAGTCCACCCAGGGCGTCTTCTCGGACGTGCTGGTCCGCCACCTCCCCGACGGCATGCTCTTCGCCCTGCCGAACGAGGAGTACCTGACCCGCACGGGCCGCACCTTCGACGGCGCCGGCATCCCGCCGCAACTGGCCGAACCGGTCTTCACCGAGGAGGAGTTCGCGCAGAACCGGGACTCGGCGTTCGACCGGGCGGTGCGCCTCCTGGCGAGGCACCGCTGA
- a CDS encoding helix-turn-helix domain-containing protein, whose protein sequence is MAADQNHDSAACKRVDEGITRVFQLLGKRWSGPIVAVLVEQPAHFADLRRAVPGISERMLSDRLAELGAAGLVLREVDEGPPLRVSYRLTGAGAALEPALKELAEWAKVHLPDAGPCTGLDRERPAGATA, encoded by the coding sequence ATGGCGGCAGACCAGAACCACGACAGCGCGGCGTGCAAGCGGGTGGACGAGGGCATCACCCGCGTCTTCCAGTTGCTCGGAAAACGATGGAGCGGCCCGATCGTGGCGGTCCTGGTCGAACAGCCCGCGCACTTCGCCGACCTGCGCCGGGCCGTCCCCGGCATCAGCGAACGCATGCTGTCCGACCGCCTGGCGGAACTCGGTGCCGCCGGTCTCGTCCTGCGCGAGGTCGACGAGGGCCCGCCGCTGCGCGTCTCCTACCGGCTGACCGGCGCAGGGGCCGCCCTGGAACCCGCGCTCAAGGAGCTCGCCGAGTGGGCGAAGGTCCATCTGCCGGACGCCGGACCGTGTACCGGCCTGGACCGGGAGCGGCCGGCCGGCGCGACTGCCTAG